In the genome of bacterium, the window ACTCCAAAAGGCCTTGGATGACCAATCGGCCAAGCTGGCCGACCTGCAAAAGAAGGGCGCTCTTCTGAAAGAAGAGGTGACCGAGCAGGAGATCGCCGAGGTCGTGGCCAAGTGGACGGGCATCCCGGTCTCCAAAATGATGGAAGGGGAGACGGAAAAGCTCGTGAAGATGGAATCCAAGTTGAAGGAACGGGTCGTGGGGCAGGATGAGGCGGTCTCCGCCGTGTCCAACGCCATCCGCCGGTCCCGCTCGGGGCTGGCCGACCCGAATCGTCCTCTTGGTTCCTTCCTCTTCGTGGGGCCTACGGGCGTGGGGAAGACCGAATTGGCGAAGGCCTTGGCGGGCTATCTCTTCGACGACGAGAAGATGATGATCCGCATCGACATGAGCGAATATATGGAAAAACACTCGGTGGCGAGGCTCATTGGGGCCCCTCCGGGCTATGTGGGCTATGACGAGGGTGGGCAATTGACCGAGGCGGTCCGCCGCCGGCCTTACTCCGTCGTGCTCTTTGACGAGGTCGAAAAGGCCCACGCGGACGTGTTCAACGTGCTTCTTCAGGTCTTGGATGACGGCCGTTTGACCGATTCCCAAGGCCGGGTGGTGGATTTCAAGAACACGGTCCTCATCATGACCAGCAATATCGCCAGCGCCGCCATCATGGAATCCAAGAAGTCGGATGCCGACCTCAAGGACCAGTTGATGAAGGAATTGCGACAGTTCTTCCGGCCCGAATTCCTCAACCGTATCGATGACATTGTGATCTTCCATCGGCTTGGGGAAGACCAGTTGGAGGCTATTGTGAATATCCAGTTGGAAGGCCTGAAAGCCCGCTTGGCGGACAAGAAGATCAAGCTGGAGATGTCCAAAGGCGCTTTAGCGTATCTCGCGGAACGAGGCTACGACCCCGTCTTCGGGGCTAGGCCCTTGAAGAGGCTCATTCAGCATGAATTGGTCGATGTTTTGGCTCTAAAACTTCTTGATGGAGAGATAAAAGAGGGAACTACGGCCAAAGTCGATGCAAAAGGCGATGGGCTCATTATTAAGTAAATTGGATGGGGAGACCTGCCCTGAGCTTGTCGAAGGGTCAAGGAAGGTCTGACTACTAGGGTATCTTTTTTTAAATAATATTTTCGAATTTACCTAGTGTGCTAATCGAATCATAAACGCTTGTTGGCTAACCTGATATTTTGAAGCCAATTCCTTTATTTGATCTTCGTCATCCAAGTCAATTTGATATTTATTTAAATCTTTGGAAAGTAGTTTTGTTGGCATAAGTAACTCAGAAGCAAAAAGGTTGGCCTCCCGCTCTTTTTGATAATCGATATGGGTGTCGTTCCCGCGATAATTTACACTTATTGTTTTATCGACCATTAAATCGCCTTGGTGCAGTAAGTAGTGACCTATTTCATGGGCGATTGTAAAACGTTGACGATTTGGATGATGTTGTGAATTTACCCCTATAGTTGCGCGATCACCGTGCCGAATTAAAACACCTGAAAATTTTCCATCGTATGATTGGTACTTAATATCTACGCCAAGTTGGCTGGCAACTTTCTCAACGTCTACTGGCAGTCTGCTGATACCAGCCATTTTCAATAATTTTTCTACCCGTTTTGTAATCTGTTCTTGAGTCTCGTTTTTACTAACAGCCATTTTATTTATTCTCCTGTTTCGAAATTATCGATTTTATCCACTTTTTATCATAGTCAGAAATACCTGTGGCTTTATCAACCACCTCTACTGCGGAAACAGTTGGTAGTATTTTTTTGGGCAATAATTTCGATGGGTGAATTCCAAGTTCTTCGGCCAAGTCCCACAGCGTGTGAACGAGAATTTTTTGTCGCCCTTTTTCAATGTTTGTAATTGAGGTTCTGGTTAAGGAAACGGCCTTGGCAAGTTGGGTTTGGGTGCGGTTTTTGGATTGTCGGAGTTTACTAATTTCTTTCCCGATTTGGGAGTAGAGCTGAGCGGAATCGACCATGACCCAAAAATAACATCTCGGAGGTGAGGTGTCAACGAGATAAACAGTTTGTTATATAAACATATAAAAATAAAATGTTTCCGTTGTTGACGTTCTCTTGGGCTGGCGGTAGAATTTCTCCGTTGTTAAATTTATTGGTGGATCAAGATTGTGGGAAAGGAGGGGGCCCCTTATTACAAGGGGAGGTGATGATTGAGTTTTTGTTTAGGTCGGGGAAGAGCCCGAGTGAGAAGACTAAACGGGACGTTGTTTGTAAAACGCCAACGCAGACCACCCTCAGCAGTACTCGCAGCAAAATCCCTCAAAGCTTAAAGAGCGATTATTCCGAGTGCCTTATTGGTTTTGGCCAATTTAATGGTGCAAAGCTCGAAACGATTTAATGAAGCCAGCGATGGCAACTTAAGATGATTAACCAAGTAGCGGTCAGGGAAATTATGAAAGTGAGACAGGTCCAGCGGTGGGGGATCCCCTGTAAGTGTCTGGTTAATGCTTAAGTAAGTCATTCAAAGTTCATAAGTCGTTGCCTGCCTCGGGATAGTCCTCCTAAAAATACTAAAAGGAGGATTTCCAATGGAAATTCTTACAAAAGTTGATGAAACCATCTTGGTGGAAGGAGCCGGCTTGTCCGAGCTTCTTAAAATCACCATCAAGAATGGGTCTAAACTTCAAGAAATCGTTGAAGTTGTGGCCAAGAAAGGGGGGTTCTCTCCCAAGGAAGCCTTCCTTTTCATTGAGGACCAAGAGGGTCCTTTGAACCTGGAGCTTGTCATTGACGAGAAGTACGACAGGAAACGGGTTCACCACGTTCATCGGGCCAAGACGATCGAAGTGATCGTTTTCTACGAACGAGGGGAAAAGAAGCGGAGTTTCTCCCCTTCGACCACCGTAGGAAAAGTT includes:
- a CDS encoding ImmA/IrrE family metallo-endopeptidase — translated: MAVSKNETQEQITKRVEKLLKMAGISRLPVDVEKVASQLGVDIKYQSYDGKFSGVLIRHGDRATIGVNSQHHPNRQRFTIAHEIGHYLLHQGDLMVDKTISVNYRGNDTHIDYQKEREANLFASELLMPTKLLSKDLNKYQIDLDDEDQIKELASKYQVSQQAFMIRLAH
- a CDS encoding helix-turn-helix transcriptional regulator; the encoded protein is MVDSAQLYSQIGKEISKLRQSKNRTQTQLAKAVSLTRTSITNIEKGRQKILVHTLWDLAEELGIHPSKLLPKKILPTVSAVEVVDKATGISDYDKKWIKSIISKQENK